In a genomic window of uncultured Sphaerochaeta sp.:
- a CDS encoding 8-oxoguanine deaminase: MSSSLLLQNIYCLQPTFDGPQYHGADLLIVGNKVEAIAPNGGLRAAGKVRTIDCSRHVVIPGLVNTHHHFYQTLTRNHPAVQNAKLFDWLKFLYDVWKYVDEDAVYYSSMLAMAELMKTGCTLTTDHHYLYPRSFKGDLMGLQFEAADTLGMRFSPTRGSMSLSKKDGGLPPDSVVQTEDEILSDSERCIKTYHDSAPDAMHKIALAPCSPFSVTKELMRDTAALARKYGVRLHTHLCETYDEADFCQSMYGMRPVELMQECNLIGSDVWYAHGIHFNDEELKVLKETGSHIAHCPSSNMRLGSGICRVKEMKEMGINVALAVDGSASNDSSDMLAEVRQALLLQRVRYGADALTANEAFSIATENGAKLLNFSQVGRLEKGWAADLAIFDVSTLPYAGSQSDPVASLLFCGTNHNTDYTIINGKVVVDHGQLVGFDEQELADKANAISKRMLEKAERQEAV; this comes from the coding sequence ATGAGTTCCTCGCTTCTCTTACAGAACATATACTGCCTCCAACCGACATTCGACGGGCCCCAATACCATGGTGCCGACCTTCTGATCGTCGGAAACAAGGTTGAGGCGATTGCCCCGAACGGGGGCTTGCGTGCAGCCGGCAAGGTCCGCACCATCGACTGCTCACGTCACGTGGTCATTCCGGGTTTGGTGAACACCCACCACCATTTCTATCAGACACTGACACGCAACCATCCGGCGGTTCAGAACGCCAAGCTCTTTGATTGGCTGAAATTCCTCTATGATGTCTGGAAATATGTTGATGAGGATGCCGTATATTATTCTTCCATGCTTGCCATGGCTGAGCTTATGAAGACCGGTTGTACCCTTACCACTGACCACCACTACCTCTATCCCCGTTCCTTCAAAGGGGATCTGATGGGGCTGCAGTTCGAGGCTGCCGATACCTTGGGTATGCGATTCAGCCCGACCCGCGGCTCTATGAGCCTGAGCAAGAAGGACGGAGGACTTCCTCCCGACAGCGTTGTTCAAACCGAAGACGAAATCCTGAGCGACAGTGAACGCTGCATCAAGACCTATCATGACAGCGCTCCCGACGCCATGCACAAGATAGCACTTGCTCCCTGTTCCCCCTTCAGTGTCACCAAGGAACTGATGCGGGATACCGCAGCACTCGCAAGAAAGTATGGGGTGCGTCTGCATACCCACCTCTGTGAAACCTATGATGAGGCGGATTTCTGCCAGTCCATGTATGGGATGCGCCCGGTGGAGCTGATGCAGGAGTGCAATCTCATCGGCTCTGATGTGTGGTATGCCCATGGCATCCATTTCAACGATGAGGAACTGAAGGTGCTCAAAGAGACCGGTTCCCACATCGCCCACTGCCCCAGTTCGAACATGCGCCTTGGAAGCGGCATCTGCCGTGTCAAGGAGATGAAGGAGATGGGCATCAATGTTGCCTTGGCCGTCGATGGAAGTGCCAGCAATGACAGTTCCGATATGCTTGCCGAAGTGCGGCAGGCCCTGCTGTTGCAGCGGGTCCGGTATGGTGCGGATGCACTGACTGCCAACGAGGCCTTCTCCATTGCCACCGAGAACGGAGCGAAGCTGCTCAACTTCTCCCAAGTCGGTCGGCTTGAGAAGGGCTGGGCTGCCGATCTTGCCATCTTCGACGTCTCGACGCTGCCGTATGCAGGGAGCCAGAGCGATCCGGTTGCAAGTCTGCTCTTCTGTGGTACCAACCACAACACCGATTATACGATCATCAACGGAAAAGTCGTGGTCGACCACGGCCAGTTGGTCGGCTTTGATGAACAGGAGCTTGCCGACAAGGCGAATGCCATCAGCAAGCGCATGCTTGAGAAAGCAGAAAGACAGGAGGCTGTATGA
- a CDS encoding SDR family NAD(P)-dependent oxidoreductase, producing the protein MRKDLVHLDTSKVYLVTGAAGFIGFHLARKLLALGCTVIAVDNLNDYYEVSLKEERLRLLACEHFTFYRTDLTNYAELDTIFKRHAVEYVVNLAAQAGVRYSIDNPYAYLQSNLVGFLNILELCRHHEVKHLVYASSSSVYGLNSKIPYSTTDKVDNPVSLYAATKKSNELMAHAYTHLYHIPSTGLRFFTVYGPYGRPDMAYFSFSKRIMEDKSIKVFNKGDMWRDFTYVDDIIAALERIIPNPPKANEFGDQYKVYNIGNNKPVRLSRFVEILEQCLGKEAVKEYLPMQDGDVYQTYADVTDLMADFDFKPDTTLEQGLENFVSWFKPYYGYQS; encoded by the coding sequence ATGCGAAAGGATTTGGTTCATTTGGATACTTCAAAGGTATATCTTGTCACCGGTGCTGCTGGTTTCATCGGCTTTCATCTTGCAAGAAAATTGCTCGCTCTCGGCTGTACGGTCATCGCAGTGGACAATCTCAATGACTATTATGAGGTAAGCCTGAAAGAGGAACGGCTGAGGTTGCTCGCTTGCGAACACTTTACCTTCTACAGGACTGACCTGACCAACTATGCCGAGCTCGATACCATCTTCAAACGCCATGCCGTGGAGTATGTGGTCAACCTGGCGGCCCAAGCCGGGGTGCGCTACAGCATCGACAACCCGTATGCCTATCTGCAATCGAACCTGGTCGGTTTTCTCAATATCCTCGAACTCTGCCGCCACCATGAGGTGAAACACCTGGTGTACGCATCTTCCTCATCCGTATACGGTCTGAACAGCAAGATCCCCTACTCCACCACGGACAAGGTCGACAACCCGGTAAGCCTCTATGCGGCAACCAAGAAGTCGAACGAGCTGATGGCCCACGCCTATACGCATCTCTATCACATCCCGTCCACAGGGCTGCGCTTTTTTACCGTCTACGGCCCCTACGGCAGACCCGATATGGCCTATTTCTCCTTCAGCAAACGCATCATGGAGGACAAGAGCATCAAGGTGTTCAACAAGGGGGACATGTGGCGTGACTTCACCTATGTCGATGACATCATCGCAGCGTTGGAACGCATCATCCCCAATCCTCCCAAAGCAAACGAATTCGGGGACCAGTACAAGGTGTACAACATCGGAAACAACAAGCCGGTACGGCTGAGCCGCTTTGTCGAGATCCTTGAGCAGTGCTTGGGCAAGGAAGCGGTGAAGGAGTACCTTCCCATGCAGGATGGGGATGTGTACCAGACCTATGCCGATGTGACCGATCTCATGGCCGACTTTGACTTCAAGCCCGACACCACGTTGGAACAGGGCTTGGAAAACTTCGTCTCCTGGTTCAAGCCCTACTACGGATACCAATCGTAA
- a CDS encoding VOC family protein: MQFLWTTITVRDMDESLAFYQKMVSLPLIRRVKSSEETELAFLGSDETKVELIHHQGEAIEPFSKNISLGFAVQSLDEKMTFIKEQGLDIYAGPFSPNPSVRFFYILDPNGVKIQFVEQKA; the protein is encoded by the coding sequence ATGCAATTTCTTTGGACAACAATAACGGTTCGTGACATGGATGAGAGCTTGGCATTCTACCAGAAGATGGTCTCACTGCCGCTCATCAGACGGGTGAAAAGCTCTGAGGAGACTGAGCTTGCTTTCTTGGGCAGCGATGAGACGAAAGTGGAACTCATCCATCACCAAGGGGAAGCTATTGAACCTTTCTCAAAAAACATCAGCCTCGGCTTTGCCGTGCAGAGTCTTGATGAGAAGATGACCTTCATCAAGGAACAGGGCTTGGACATCTATGCCGGCCCCTTCTCCCCCAACCCATCGGTACGATTCTTCTATATCCTCGATCCCAACGGGGTGAAGATCCAATTCGTGGAGCAAAAGGCCTGA
- a CDS encoding NCS2 family permease yields the protein MEKFFKLKERKTTVKTEVMAGITTFLTMAYILAVNPGILSDAGMDFSKVFAATAIASAIATLVMALVANLPFALAPGMGLNAFLAYTVVLGMGYSWQFALTAVFVEGIIFLILTAVNIREAIVNSIPANLKKAIGVGIGLFIAFIGMQNAGIIVDGATLVSLNADWFMGAPGLAMIGLIITGILLAHKVNGALLIGIVITTIIGIPFGITKYAGGSFVPPAPYFFPFEFGNILSIDFVVIMFTFLFVDMFDTVGTLIGCATKADMVQADGSIPNCKEALFADAIGTTAGAMLGTSTVTTFVESSSGVVEGGRTGLTALVVAILFALSLFLEPLFGSIPSAATAPALIIVGVMMMSPVKEIEWNEMTEAIPAFLTIIFMVVAYSIADGIMFGILSFVLLKLFTKKTKDVSPMTWVVFGLFVLKILFGAL from the coding sequence ATGGAAAAGTTTTTCAAGCTCAAGGAACGAAAAACGACCGTCAAGACTGAAGTTATGGCTGGTATCACCACCTTCCTTACCATGGCTTACATTCTTGCCGTCAACCCTGGCATCCTTTCCGACGCCGGAATGGATTTCTCAAAGGTATTTGCAGCAACCGCCATTGCGTCTGCAATTGCCACACTCGTCATGGCCTTGGTGGCCAACCTGCCGTTCGCGCTCGCACCGGGCATGGGGCTCAACGCCTTCCTCGCCTACACGGTCGTACTGGGAATGGGATACAGCTGGCAGTTTGCACTGACCGCAGTATTCGTGGAAGGTATCATCTTCCTGATCCTGACCGCAGTGAACATCCGTGAAGCGATCGTCAACAGCATCCCTGCAAACCTGAAGAAAGCAATTGGAGTCGGTATCGGACTCTTCATCGCTTTCATCGGCATGCAGAATGCAGGCATCATCGTCGACGGCGCCACGCTGGTCAGCCTCAATGCTGATTGGTTCATGGGAGCCCCCGGCCTTGCCATGATCGGCCTGATCATCACCGGCATCCTGCTCGCCCACAAGGTGAACGGCGCCCTGCTGATCGGTATCGTCATCACCACCATCATTGGCATTCCCTTCGGGATCACCAAGTATGCCGGCGGTTCGTTTGTACCTCCCGCCCCGTACTTCTTCCCGTTTGAGTTTGGCAACATCCTGAGCATCGACTTTGTCGTCATCATGTTCACCTTCCTCTTTGTTGATATGTTCGACACCGTCGGAACCCTGATCGGCTGCGCAACCAAGGCTGACATGGTCCAGGCTGACGGATCGATTCCCAACTGCAAGGAAGCCCTGTTTGCTGATGCAATCGGTACCACCGCTGGTGCTATGCTCGGTACTTCCACCGTCACGACCTTCGTCGAGTCCTCCTCCGGCGTTGTCGAGGGTGGCCGCACCGGTCTTACCGCTCTTGTGGTTGCAATCCTCTTCGCCCTGTCACTGTTCCTCGAACCCCTCTTTGGTTCGATCCCCAGTGCAGCCACCGCTCCTGCCCTGATCATCGTCGGTGTCATGATGATGAGCCCGGTCAAGGAAATCGAGTGGAACGAGATGACCGAAGCCATTCCGGCCTTCCTGACCATCATCTTCATGGTTGTGGCCTACAGCATCGCCGATGGTATCATGTTTGGTATCCTCTCCTTCGTGCTGCTCAAGCTGTTCACCAAGAAGACCAAAGACGTTTCCCCGATGACTTGGGTTGTGTTCGGTCTGTTCGTGCTGAAGATTCTCTTCGGCGCCCTCTAA
- a CDS encoding FAD binding domain-containing protein, which translates to MIQEYVVATDTEDALKLKRNKNKSVFYAGGTEINRLHSKVDAKVAISLAKLGLDTITDEGSYIRIGSMVTMQKLVESALVPQWLKDAALFCGSFTRRNMATIGGNLALMSDQSYLAPALLASRCRLLTANLTEGGAYNEDNIPIREYHAYHQQFSGTLILAISLSKDSRYVGTKRFSNSAQNSAAVTVGFGATQNSEQVIDHVRVFAAVHGSTVQRLNAVENAIENGELTTPADVQLAVHQAVAALDDHVGSSAYKRYIASEGVAQLFAAFLKGGAK; encoded by the coding sequence ATGATACAGGAATATGTCGTAGCAACCGATACCGAAGATGCGCTGAAATTGAAGCGCAACAAGAATAAGAGTGTGTTCTACGCGGGTGGGACGGAGATCAACCGCCTCCATTCGAAGGTGGATGCAAAGGTGGCCATCAGCCTGGCAAAGCTTGGGCTGGACACCATCACCGATGAGGGTTCCTATATCCGCATCGGGAGCATGGTGACAATGCAAAAGCTGGTGGAGTCGGCCCTGGTGCCCCAGTGGCTCAAGGATGCAGCTCTCTTCTGCGGCAGTTTTACCCGCAGGAACATGGCAACGATCGGGGGAAACCTCGCCCTGATGAGCGACCAGTCCTATCTTGCCCCGGCTCTGCTTGCATCACGCTGTCGCTTGCTTACCGCCAACCTTACCGAGGGTGGTGCGTACAACGAGGACAATATTCCCATCAGGGAATACCATGCGTATCACCAGCAGTTCAGTGGGACCCTGATTCTTGCAATCAGCCTCTCCAAGGACAGCCGATACGTCGGCACCAAGAGATTCTCCAACAGTGCACAGAACAGTGCAGCCGTGACGGTTGGCTTTGGGGCAACCCAGAACAGCGAACAGGTCATTGACCATGTCCGCGTGTTTGCTGCCGTACATGGCAGTACCGTGCAACGCCTCAATGCCGTGGAGAATGCCATCGAGAACGGAGAACTGACTACCCCGGCAGACGTACAACTTGCCGTACACCAGGCGGTTGCCGCCCTGGATGACCATGTGGGAAGTTCTGCCTACAAGCGCTACATCGCCAGTGAGGGTGTCGCCCAACTCTTCGCCGCATTTCTGAAAGGAGGCGCCAAATGA
- the ygeW gene encoding knotted carbamoyltransferase YgeW — protein MKDKATIKQMIEELKTLKTDNMYLNDFFHTWKESDDEIAATFQVAEVLRAMRENNISTKVFDSGLGISVFRDNSTRTRFSFASACNLLGLEVQDLDEKTSQIAHGETIRETANMVSFMADVIGIRDDMYIGKGHTYMKTVAEAVQDGYDDGVLEQRPTLVNLQCDIDHPTQSMADMLHVINHFGGVENLKGKKVAMTWAYSPSYGKPLSVPQGIIGLFTRFGMDVVLAHPEGYNVMAEVEEVAKENAKKSGGSYKRVESMEEAFKDADIVYPKSWAPFAVMEERTKIVEQGDQEALKALEKTCLANNAKFKEWTCTEDLMKTTKDGKALYMHCLPADISGLSCKEGEVEASVFDRYLVPLYKEASYKPYIIAAMIFLAKFQNPSAKLEELLESAVKRIK, from the coding sequence ATGAAGGACAAAGCCACTATTAAGCAGATGATTGAGGAGCTTAAGACCCTCAAAACCGACAACATGTATCTCAACGACTTCTTCCACACCTGGAAAGAGTCCGATGATGAGATTGCTGCCACATTCCAGGTAGCAGAAGTTCTTCGCGCCATGCGCGAGAACAACATTTCCACCAAGGTGTTTGATAGTGGTCTCGGAATCTCCGTGTTCCGTGACAACTCCACCCGCACCCGTTTCAGCTTCGCCAGCGCCTGCAACCTGCTTGGCCTGGAAGTGCAGGACCTCGATGAGAAGACCAGCCAGATCGCACATGGTGAGACCATTCGCGAGACTGCAAACATGGTCAGCTTCATGGCTGATGTCATCGGTATCCGCGATGATATGTACATCGGCAAGGGTCACACCTACATGAAGACTGTTGCTGAGGCTGTCCAGGATGGCTATGATGACGGCGTGCTTGAGCAGAGACCCACCCTGGTGAACCTGCAGTGCGACATCGACCACCCGACCCAGTCCATGGCTGACATGCTGCACGTGATCAACCACTTTGGTGGTGTCGAGAACCTCAAGGGCAAGAAAGTTGCAATGACCTGGGCATACAGCCCCTCCTACGGCAAGCCGCTTTCCGTTCCGCAGGGCATCATCGGTCTGTTCACCCGCTTCGGCATGGATGTCGTCCTTGCTCACCCCGAAGGGTACAATGTGATGGCTGAGGTCGAGGAAGTTGCCAAGGAGAACGCAAAGAAGAGCGGTGGCTCCTACAAGCGCGTCGAATCCATGGAAGAGGCTTTCAAGGATGCAGACATCGTCTACCCGAAGAGCTGGGCTCCCTTTGCCGTCATGGAAGAGAGAACCAAGATTGTCGAGCAGGGTGATCAGGAAGCTCTGAAGGCTCTTGAGAAGACCTGTCTGGCCAACAATGCAAAGTTCAAGGAATGGACCTGCACCGAAGACCTGATGAAGACCACCAAGGACGGAAAGGCCCTGTACATGCACTGCCTGCCTGCCGACATCTCCGGTCTCTCCTGCAAGGAAGGTGAGGTTGAGGCTTCTGTGTTCGACCGCTATCTGGTACCCCTCTACAAGGAAGCCAGCTACAAGCCGTACATCATCGCAGCCATGATCTTCCTGGCCAAGTTCCAGAACCCCTCCGCAAAGCTCGAGGAGCTGCTGGAGAGCGCTGTGAAGAGGATCAAGTAA
- a CDS encoding aminoacetone oxidase family FAD-binding enzyme, whose protein sequence is MYDVIIIGGGAAGLFASANLPTRNALLIEHTSEVGKKVLITGGGMCNITNTLSVEAFLSHFGGKEQRNFLLPALQNLPPSALFSWFEQRGCPLVVREDGKVFPKSLDAHQIRDLLVRESRAAIMLDTKVEEISKPDETSFLVRTSRGVFETRNLLLATGGMSYPRTGSDGSGYQLAKMLGHGIVPPKSGLAAIAVEDYPYRHLAGNSLRSVQVEFFRKGESKRYAQAVGDVLFTHDGLSGPVILTASRSILKGDRITASLLSCTNKTALEKEMHALLLAQPKKQVSTLLKEAGLFSALAQTLISSLSLKVETKAGDLSKQNRIQLVRLITNHPFTVSSVKGFQSAMVTAGGVNLAEVDRKRMESTLQKGLFFCGEMLDYDGESGGFNLQAACSTALLAVHHLSL, encoded by the coding sequence ATGTACGACGTGATCATCATCGGAGGAGGGGCTGCTGGCCTCTTTGCCTCTGCCAATCTCCCCACCCGCAATGCCCTTCTGATCGAACATACTTCGGAGGTCGGAAAAAAGGTGCTCATCACCGGAGGGGGGATGTGCAACATCACCAACACGCTTTCGGTCGAGGCGTTTCTCTCCCACTTTGGAGGCAAGGAGCAGAGGAATTTCCTGCTCCCCGCCCTGCAGAACCTCCCCCCTTCGGCACTCTTCTCGTGGTTCGAGCAACGGGGGTGTCCCTTGGTTGTACGGGAGGATGGGAAAGTCTTCCCCAAAAGCCTCGATGCCCACCAGATCCGTGACCTGCTGGTCCGGGAGAGCAGGGCTGCCATCATGCTCGATACCAAGGTGGAAGAGATCAGCAAGCCGGATGAGACCTCATTTCTTGTACGGACCAGTCGTGGAGTGTTTGAAACCAGGAACCTGCTGCTGGCAACCGGTGGGATGAGCTACCCTCGGACAGGCAGTGACGGCAGCGGCTACCAGCTTGCAAAAATGCTGGGTCATGGCATTGTACCCCCCAAGAGCGGCCTTGCAGCCATAGCCGTCGAGGACTATCCCTATCGTCATCTTGCAGGGAACTCCCTTCGGTCCGTCCAGGTGGAGTTTTTTCGCAAAGGGGAATCGAAGCGCTATGCACAAGCGGTGGGGGATGTGCTCTTCACCCACGACGGGCTCAGCGGGCCGGTCATCCTCACCGCTTCGCGATCAATCCTGAAAGGGGACCGTATCACGGCATCCCTGCTCAGCTGCACAAACAAGACTGCCCTGGAGAAGGAGATGCATGCGCTCTTGCTTGCCCAGCCAAAGAAGCAGGTCTCCACCCTGCTCAAGGAAGCTGGCCTCTTCTCAGCACTAGCTCAGACCTTGATCTCCTCGCTTTCCCTCAAGGTTGAGACCAAGGCAGGGGATTTGAGCAAACAGAACCGAATACAGCTGGTCCGCCTGATCACAAACCATCCGTTCACGGTCTCCTCGGTCAAAGGCTTCCAATCCGCAATGGTCACCGCCGGAGGAGTGAATCTCGCTGAGGTCGACCGCAAACGCATGGAGTCGACCCTGCAGAAAGGCTTGTTTTTCTGCGGTGAAATGCTCGACTATGATGGGGAAAGCGGGGGGTTCAACCTCCAAGCTGCGTGTTCCACTGCATTACTGGCAGTACATCATCTTTCGTTGTGA
- a CDS encoding molybdopterin-dependent oxidoreductase Mo/Fe-S-binding subunit, with protein MNKISFSVNGKNHSITCEQAESLRSVLVRLGYQSVRDSDDKEGFAGSDTVIFNDVPVYANLMLAQQAEGAEIRTAESLGNSRNLHVVQQAMIDAGVVQSAYNAPAAALLLAWLLEHESNPTRAQIDEVLSGIFIRDTGYEHYYLAVKLAVERMQTGSYKSEISPTFREHLTYVGKPKGKVDGPQLVAGESSFVEDRVLPGYHTMVLLRSPYAHAYITKIDTSKALAMEGVISIITHENCPDVFYMQAGQGNPEPSPHDRRLFNRKVRHVGDRVAAIVAETEEQALAARAAIKVEYEVLKPVFTVEEAMSEGAPLVHNGVVEYRAGAPADLDQYNKSADPRDGKVIYQFPLHGDIRHNVASAAHGKIGDVEKGFKEADAVVERTYQTSQIQCTPLEPHICYAKIDGGRLVVHASTQVPYHVRRIVAWVCQIPENKIRVIKERVGGGYGSKQDILVEDLVGYATWITGKPILYRNTRAEEFIANSTRHPMRVTVKMGAKKDGTITAVYMDVRANTGPYGNHCLTVPMNACSKTLPLLKCDNMKFDVITYYTNIPPTGAYQGYGAPKGTYGLMTCMAELADELGIDYYEMAMKNKVEPGYMLEILKGLGEGREGKVVPVGSCGLDEALTKGAKMIKWGKKEMSDDPDWKIGKGFAMIQQGSGLPGLDHSNAWAKLLTDGTFQIFSGGADLGTGLDTISAKMISEAFCVPMDLVTVTSGDTDSCTFDTGAYASSGTYFSGGASYLAAEDLKKNLLDEAAYQMGEKVEDLIVRAPGEVYSTKTGKTLSYAQLSHDALTGTGRGQVMGRASFTTGHNSIPYGAHFAQVAVNVRTGQVKVQKYYALQDAGTPINPELALCQMYGAALKSIGHTLYEDMLLDENGVCVNPTLSEYGVPMISEKPEDFQAVLIDINDEVGPYGAKSISEIATNGAAPAIAIAIHDAVGIWMRNWPFSPEKILKELGKI; from the coding sequence ATGAACAAGATTTCCTTCTCTGTGAACGGAAAGAACCATAGCATCACCTGTGAGCAGGCTGAGTCCTTGCGCTCTGTCTTGGTGCGCCTGGGGTACCAAAGCGTCCGGGACAGTGATGACAAGGAAGGCTTTGCCGGAAGTGATACCGTCATCTTCAATGATGTGCCCGTGTACGCGAACCTGATGCTTGCCCAGCAGGCTGAAGGAGCTGAGATAAGGACCGCGGAGTCGCTGGGAAACAGCCGCAACCTGCATGTGGTCCAGCAGGCCATGATTGATGCGGGTGTGGTCCAGAGTGCCTACAATGCTCCTGCGGCAGCACTGCTGCTGGCTTGGTTGCTGGAACATGAGAGCAACCCCACACGTGCACAGATTGATGAGGTGCTCAGCGGCATCTTCATTCGTGACACGGGGTATGAGCACTACTACCTGGCAGTGAAGCTGGCAGTGGAGAGGATGCAGACCGGTTCCTACAAGAGTGAAATCTCTCCCACCTTCCGCGAGCATCTCACCTATGTGGGCAAGCCCAAGGGAAAGGTGGATGGACCTCAGCTGGTTGCCGGTGAGAGCTCTTTCGTTGAAGACCGTGTACTGCCCGGTTACCACACCATGGTGCTTCTCCGAAGCCCCTATGCCCATGCTTACATCACCAAGATTGACACCAGCAAAGCATTGGCCATGGAAGGTGTGATAAGCATCATCACCCATGAGAACTGCCCCGATGTGTTCTACATGCAGGCCGGCCAGGGCAATCCTGAGCCCAGTCCGCACGACCGCAGGCTCTTCAACCGCAAGGTTCGCCATGTCGGCGATCGTGTTGCTGCCATCGTTGCAGAAACCGAAGAGCAGGCACTTGCTGCCCGTGCTGCGATCAAGGTTGAGTACGAAGTGCTCAAGCCGGTCTTCACGGTGGAAGAGGCAATGTCCGAGGGTGCTCCCCTGGTGCATAATGGGGTGGTTGAGTATCGTGCAGGAGCCCCTGCAGATCTTGACCAGTACAACAAGAGTGCAGATCCCAGGGATGGGAAGGTCATCTACCAGTTCCCGCTTCACGGCGATATCAGGCACAATGTGGCCTCTGCCGCCCACGGAAAGATCGGGGATGTGGAGAAGGGATTCAAGGAAGCTGATGCTGTGGTCGAACGGACCTACCAGACCAGTCAGATCCAATGCACTCCGCTTGAACCGCATATCTGCTATGCCAAGATTGATGGCGGTCGCCTCGTAGTGCACGCGTCCACCCAGGTTCCTTACCACGTACGACGCATTGTTGCCTGGGTCTGCCAGATTCCCGAGAACAAGATCCGCGTCATCAAGGAACGGGTAGGGGGCGGATACGGTTCCAAGCAAGACATCCTGGTTGAGGATCTGGTAGGCTATGCCACTTGGATCACCGGCAAGCCGATTCTCTACCGCAATACCCGTGCAGAGGAGTTCATCGCCAACTCCACCCGTCACCCGATGCGTGTCACGGTGAAGATGGGAGCGAAGAAGGACGGTACGATCACTGCAGTTTACATGGACGTACGGGCCAACACCGGTCCCTATGGAAACCACTGCCTTACCGTACCGATGAATGCATGCTCGAAGACCCTGCCGCTGCTCAAGTGCGACAACATGAAGTTCGATGTCATCACCTACTATACCAACATTCCGCCAACCGGTGCCTATCAGGGGTACGGTGCGCCGAAGGGTACCTATGGACTGATGACCTGTATGGCTGAACTTGCCGACGAGCTGGGCATCGACTACTACGAGATGGCCATGAAGAACAAGGTTGAACCCGGCTACATGCTTGAGATCCTCAAGGGTCTCGGGGAAGGCCGTGAGGGCAAGGTTGTTCCTGTCGGCTCCTGCGGTCTGGATGAAGCGCTCACCAAGGGTGCCAAGATGATCAAATGGGGCAAGAAGGAGATGTCGGATGATCCTGACTGGAAGATCGGCAAGGGTTTTGCCATGATCCAGCAGGGAAGCGGACTTCCCGGTCTCGACCACTCCAACGCTTGGGCAAAATTGCTGACTGACGGAACGTTCCAGATTTTCAGCGGTGGTGCCGACCTGGGAACCGGTCTCGATACCATCAGTGCCAAGATGATCAGCGAAGCATTCTGTGTCCCGATGGACTTGGTGACAGTAACCAGCGGCGATACCGACAGCTGTACCTTTGACACCGGTGCGTATGCCTCCAGTGGTACCTACTTCAGCGGCGGAGCTTCCTATCTGGCAGCCGAAGACCTGAAGAAGAACCTTCTGGATGAGGCAGCCTACCAGATGGGGGAAAAGGTAGAAGATCTCATCGTGCGCGCTCCTGGGGAGGTGTACAGCACCAAGACAGGAAAGACGCTCAGCTACGCACAGCTCAGCCACGATGCCCTGACGGGTACCGGACGCGGGCAGGTGATGGGAAGGGCTTCCTTCACAACCGGCCACAACTCCATTCCGTACGGCGCCCACTTCGCTCAGGTGGCGGTGAATGTGCGAACCGGACAGGTCAAGGTGCAGAAGTACTATGCCCTGCAGGATGCCGGCACTCCGATCAACCCCGAGCTCGCCCTGTGCCAGATGTATGGGGCTGCGCTCAAATCCATCGGTCATACCCTCTATGAGGACATGCTCCTGGATGAGAACGGGGTGTGCGTGAATCCCACCCTCTCTGAGTATGGGGTTCCGATGATCAGTGAGAAGCCCGAGGATTTCCAGGCGGTTCTGATCGACATCAACGATGAGGTCGGCCCGTATGGAGCAAAATCCATCAGTGAGATCGCCACCAATGGTGCTGCCCCGGCAATCGCCATTGCAATTCACGATGCCGTTGGTATCTGGATGCGCAACTGGCCGTTCTCACCGGAGAAAATCCTGAAGGAATTGGGCAAGATCTAA